In a genomic window of Siniperca chuatsi isolate FFG_IHB_CAS linkage group LG1, ASM2008510v1, whole genome shotgun sequence:
- the ctr9 gene encoding RNA polymerase-associated protein CTR9 homolog has protein sequence MSRGSIEIPLRDTDEVIELDFDQLPEGDEVISILKQEHTQLHIWIALALEYYKQGKTEDFVKLLEAARIDGNLDYRDHEKDQMTCLDTLAAYYVQQARKEKNKDAKKELITQATLLYTMADKIIMYDQNHLLGRACFCLLEGDKMDQADAQFHFVLNQSTNNIPALLGKACISFNKKDYRGALAYYKKALRTNPGCPAEVRLGMGHCFVKLNKLEKARLAFGRALELNSKCVGALVGLAVLELNNKEADSIKNGVQLLSRAYTIDPSNPMVLNHLANHFFFKKDYSKVQHLALHAFHNTEVEAMQAESCYQLARSFHVQEDYDQAFQYYYQATQFASSTFVLPFFGLGQMYVYRRDKENAAQCFEKVLKAYPNNYETMKILGSLYATSDDQEKRDIAKGHLKKVTEQYPDDVEAWIELAQILEQTDIQGALSAYGTATRILQEKVQADVPPEILNNLGALHFRLGNLGEAKKYFLASLDRAKAEGEHDEHYYNAISVTTSYNLARLYEAMCEFHEAEKLYKNILREHPNYVDCYLRLGAMARDKGNFYEASDWFKEALQINQDHPDAWSLIGNLHLAKQEWGPGQKKFERILKQPSTQNDTYSMLALGNVWLQTLHQPTRDREKEKRHQDRALAIYKQVLRNDSKNLYAANGIGAVLAHKGYFREARDVFAQVREATADISDVWLNLAHIYVEQKQYISAVQMYENCLKKFYKYQNTEVLLYLARALFKCGKLQECKQMLLKARHVAPSDTVLMFNVALVLQRLATLVLKDEKSNLKAVLSAVKELELAHRYFSYLSKAGDKMRFDLALAASEARQCSDLLSQAQYHVARARKQDEEEKELRAKQEQERDLLRQQMLKEQEEKRSREVEEQKKLLEQRALYVEKTKNLLTFAEGSKEMAKEKKKGGSGGGRRKKGGDMDEFVNDDSDEDLPLKKKKKRRGGSGSEQEEGEDGEKKSRKKRRRPAKGGGDDDSDNEEGASRPKKQRKPKERKRIEKPQPERLPPSLKGKIKSKAIISSSDSSSDEDGLKIAEDRHQRDSGSGSDDEGGHRKRIASDSESDGGRNRSGSEVDSPPRSAGSPRRSAGSEDDDSGSDRPVKKRRVQRQSDSEQSDNESKRSRSGSDDESRPGSPVAASDRGSDRGSEAGSDNEGSPRRSDNGSEPEGGSNNEDDDSD, from the exons ATGTCTCGAGGCTCAATCGAGATCCCTTTACGGGACACAGATGAG GTTATCGAGCTCGACTTTGACCAGCTGCCAGAGGGAGATGAGGTTATCAGTATCCTAAAGCAGGAACATACACAGCTGCACATATGGATCGCTTTGGCG TTGGAGTACTACAAGCAAGGCAAAACAGAGGATTTTGTCAAGCTTTTAGAGGCGGCTCGTATTGATGGAAACCTCGACTACAGAGACCACGAGAAGGACCAGATGACCTGTCTGGACACATTGGCAGCTTACTATGTCCAGCAAGCAcgtaaagagaaaaacaaagatgcCAAGAAAGAGCTCATCACGCAGGCCACGCTGCTCTATACTATGGCAGACAAGATCATCATGTATGATCAG AACCATTTGTTGGGAAGAGCCTGTTTCTGCCTGCTGGAAGGAGACAAGATGGACCAGGCCGATGCTCAATTCCACTTTGTCCTCAATCAGTCCACCAACAACATCCCTGCTTTGCTTG GTAAGGCCTGCATCTCCTTCAATAAAAAGGATTACAGAGGAGCGCTGGCATATTACAAAAAGGCTCTACGTACGAACCCCGGCTGCCCAG CTGAGGTAAGGCTGGGGATGGGCCACTGTTTTGTCAAGCTCAACAAACTGGAGAAGGCTCGTTTGGCTTTTGGTCGAGCCTTAGAGCTGAATTCAAAGTGTGTGGGAGCTCTTGTTGGTTTGGCGGTTTTAGAGCTCAACAACAAGGAGGCAGATTCCATCAAGAACGGAGTGCAGCTCCTGTCGCGTGCCTACACCATCGACCCCAGCAACCCCATGGTGCTCAACCACCTCGCCAACCACTTCTTCTTCAAAAAG GATTACAGTAAAGTGCAGCATCTGGCCCTCCATGCTTTCCATAACACAGAGGTCGAGGCCATGCAGGCCGAGAGCTGCTACCAGTTAGCTCGCTCATTTCATGTGCAG gAGGACTATGACCAAGCGTTTCAGTATTACTACCAGGCCACTCAGTTTGCCTCGTCTACCTTTGTGTTGCCCTTCTTTGGCCTGGGACAGATGTATGTGTATCGAAGGGACAAGGAGAATGCGGCACAGTGCTTCGAAAAGGTTTTAAAGGCCTACCCCAACAACTACGAAACTATGAAAATTCTGGGGTCTCTCTATGCAACATCTGACGATCAGGAAAAGAGAGACATTGCCAAA GGTCACTTGAAGAAGGTAACAGAGCAGTACCCAGATGATGTGGAGGCGTGGATCGAGCTGGCTCAGATCCTGGAGCAGACTGATATTCAAGGAGCACTGTCTGCATACGGCACAGCCACCCGCATCCTGCAGGAGAAGGTGCAGGCTGACGTTCCCCCTGAGATCCTCAACAACCTGGGGGCTCTTCACTTCAGACTGGGCAACCTTGGAGAGGCTAAG AAATACTTTCTTGCATCTCTCGACCGGGCCAAAGCTGAGGGAGAGCACGATGAGCATTACTACAATGCCATTTCTGTTACCACCTCCTACAATTTGGCCCGCCTGTATGAGGCAATGTGTGAATTCCATGAAGCTGAGAAACTCTACAAAAACATCCTGAGAGAGCATCCTAACTATGTGGACT GTTATTTGCGCCTTGGAGCGATGGCTCGTGACAAAGGAAATTTCTACGAAGCTTCTGACTGGTTCAAAGAGGCCTTGCAGATTAATCAG GATCACCCGGATGCCTGGTCCCTGATAGGGAACCTTCACTTGGCCAAACAGGAATGGGGTCCGGGTCAAAAGAAGTTTGAGCGTATTCTGAAGCAGCCGTCCACACAGAACGACACCTACTCCATGCTGGCTCTGGGTAACGTGTGGCTGCAGACTCTGCACCAGCCCACCAGAGACCGGGAAAAG GAAAAAAGACACCAGGATCGAGCCCTGGCAATATACAAACAAGTCCTGCGAAATGACTCCAAGAACCTCTATGCTGCCAATGGCATCG GTGCCGTCCTGGCCCATAAGGGCTACTTCAGAGAGGCTCGTGACGTGTTTGCGCAGGTGAGGGAGGCCACAGCAGACATCAGTGACGTCTGGCTAAATCTGGCTCACATCTATGTCGAACAGAAGCAGTACATCAGTGCTGTGCAGATG TATGAGAACTGCCTGAAGAAATTTTACAAATATCAGAACACTGAGGTACTGCTGTACCTTGCAAGGGCGCTCTTCAAATGTGGGAAACTCCAAGAGTGCAAGCAGATGCTGCTGAAG GCCCGTCACGTGGCGCCTAGCGACACGGTGCTGATGTTCAATGTGGCCCTGGTGCTTCAGAGACTGGCCACTCTTGTGCTGAAAGATGAGAAGAGCAACTTGAAGGCTGTACTCAGCGCTGTCAAAGAACTCGAACTGGCTCACAG gtatttCAGCTACCTCAGCAAGGCTGGAGACAAAATGAGGTTTGATCTCGCTCTTGCCGCTTCTGAGGCCAG GCAGTGTTCGGACCTGCTAAGTCAGGCTCAGTACCATGTGGCGAGAGCCAGAAagcaggatgaggaggagaaggagcttCGGGCCAAACAAGAACAGGAGAGGGATCTGCTGCGTCAGCAAATGTTAAAAGAACAG GAGGAAAAGCGaagcagagaggtggaggaacaGAAGAAGCTCCTGGAACAGAGAGCTTTGTACGTGGAGAAGACCAAGAACCTGCTCACCTTCGCAGAGGGATCAAAGGAAATGgccaaagaaaagaagaagggagGCAGCGGTGGAGGACGT CGTAAGAAAGGAGGTGACATGGATGAGTTTGTCAACGATGACTCTGACGAGGACCTgccactgaagaagaagaagaagagaaggggtGGCAGCGGCAGCGAGCAGGAGGAGGGCGAGGACGGAGAGAAGAAGTCACgcaagaagaggaggag ACCTGctaaaggaggaggagatgatgatAGTGATAATGAGGAAGGCGCTTCACGACCCAAGAAGCAGCGTAAACCTAAAGAACGCAAGAGGATTGAAAAG cccCAGCCCGAGCGTCTGCCACCGTCTCTCAAAGGAAAGATCAAGTCTAAGGCTATCATCTCTTCTTCTGACTCCTCTTCAGATGAGGATGGACTGAAAATAGCTGAAGACAG ACACCAAAGAGACAGTGGTTCAGGATCTGATGACGAGGGCGGCCACAGGAAGCGCATTGCGTCTGACAGCGAGTCAGACGGAGGTAGGAACCGCTCTGGCAGTGAGGTGGACAGCCCTCCACGCTCTGCAGGCAGCCCTCGGCGCTCTGCAGGCTCCGAGGATGACGACTCTGGCAGCGACCGTccagtgaagaagaggagggtgCAGCGGCAGTCCGACTCGGAGCAGTCGGACAACGAGAGCAAGAGGAGTCGGTCAGGATCAGACGATGAGTCCCGGCCCGGTTCACCCGTCGCAGCGTCCGACCGAGGATCAGACAGGGGATCTGAAGCAGGATCAGACAACGAGGGCTCCCCACGCCGTTCTGACAACGGCTCTGAACCTGAAGGTGGCTCCAACAACGAGGATGATGACAGCGATTAA
- the eif4g2a gene encoding eukaryotic translation initiation factor 4 gamma 2a translates to MLGNIKFIGELGKLNLIHESILHKCIKTLLEKKKRVQLKDMGEDLECLCQIMKTVGPKLDHEKAKSLMDQYFSRMRSLTNNDELPARIRFLLQNTVELRDNNWAPRKAYVDNGPKTINQVRQDAVKDLGVFIPPPTDGMRNEFFMENSSFLPTRIKFDRETLGGLADMFGQMPGSGIGTGPGVIQDHYSPTMGRHRSNPIYNGHIGNGNSSHQPQFEAGSKPFIKPNQGQNSPVFNHKQNHSVQMQSKDMAPRFSKKGKLNAEEISLRPAQSFILNKKQVPKLQPQMTMIPPSAQGSLLGQSPQLGLKTNPPPIQEKPAKSIKKAPPTKEELRKMTETLVADYLNSKNIDEAVNVVREMKAPKHFLSELLNKIVVYTLDRSDEDKEHASTLIQALCTEGLATGENLMQAFLSVLDQCPKIEEEVPLVKSFLAQFAARAIVADLVSISDLAHHLENGTHFPLFLLCLQQMVKLKDREWLTDVFQQSKVNMQKMLPEIDQNKDRMLEILEGKGLSFLFPLMKLEKELLKQIKVDPSPQSIYKWIKDNISPKLHTDKGFVNILMTSFLQYIAYEINPDDDEEQLASPTKEQLDEEKQLLLSFKPVMQKFLHDHIDLQVGALYALQVHCNAKGFPKGMLLRYFVNFYDMEIIEEEAFLSWKEDVTQEYPGKGKALFQVNQWLTWLETAEEEESEGEDY, encoded by the exons TATGGGTGAAGATTTGGAATGCCTCTGTCAGATAATGAAAACAGTGGGTCCTAAACTTGATCATGAAAAGGCTAAA TCTTTGATGGATCAGTACTTTAGCCGCATGAGATCCTTAACGAACAACGACGAACTGCCAGCTAGGATTCGCTTCCTGCTGCAGAATACGGTGGAGCTGCGAGACAACAACTGGGCACCTCGCAAAGCTTACGTTGACAACGGACCAAAGACGATCAACCAAGTTCGTCAGGATGCAGTAAAG GATTTAGGTGTTTTTATTCCACCTCCAACTGATGGAATGAGGAATGAGTTTTTCATGGAAAACTCCTCTTTCCTGCCAACAAGGATCAAGTTTGACAGGGAAACTCTTGGTGGGCTAGCTGATATGTTTGGACAAATGCCTG GAAGTGGCATTGGTACAGGTCCAGGGGTCATTCAGGACCACTATTCCCCTACCATGGGACGTCATCGCTCAAACCCGATCTACAATGGCCACATTGGAAATGGCAACAGTTCACACCAGCCTCAGTTTGAAGCAGGAAGCAAACCATTCATAAAACCAAACCAG GGCCAGAATTCACCGGTTTTCAACCATAAACAGAATCACTCAGTGCAGATGCAGTCTAAGGATATGGCTCCACGATTCAGCAAGAAAGGGAAGCTCAATGCTGAAGAG ATCAGCCTGAGGCCAGCACAGTCCTTCATCttgaataaaaaacaagtgCCGAAGCTGCAGCCACAGATGACTATGATTCCTCCAAGTGCACAAGGCTCCCTACTAGGACAg TCTCCACAGCTTGGCCTGAAAACCAATCCTCCTCCAATTCAGGAAAAACCTGCAAAGTCCATTAAAAAAGCTCCTCCTACAAAGGAAGAGTTGCGTAAAATGACA GAGACATTGGTGGCAGATTACCTGAACAGCAAGAACATCGATGAGGCAGTGAATGTTGTGAGGGAGATGAAGGCTCCAAAGCACTTTCTGTCTGAGCTGCTGAACAAGATCGTGGTCTATACCCTTGATCGTTCAGATGAGGATAAGGAACATGCAAGCACCCTGATCCAGGCACTCTGCACCGAGGGCCTTGCCACTGGTGAAAACCTAATGCAG GCCTTTTTGAGTGTTCTGGACCAGTGTCCCAAGATTGAGGAAGAAGTCCCACTGGTGAAGTCCTTCCTGGCCCAGTTTGCAGCACGCGCGATCGTTGCCGACCTGGTCAGCATTTCAGATTTGGCCCATCACCTGGAGAATGGTACCCATTTCCCGCTGTTCTTGCTGTGCCTGCAGCAGATGGTCAAACTGAAAGACCGTGAGTGGCTTACTGACGTGTTCCAGCAGAGCAAGGTCAACATGCAGAAGATGCTACCTG AAATTGACCAGAACAAGGACAGGATGCTGGAGATTCTGGAGGGAAAAGGTCTCAGCTTTTTGTTCCCACTGATGAAACTGGAGAAGGAGCTGCTGAAGCAGATCAAAGTAGATCCCTCTCCACAGTCAATCTACAAGTGGATCAAAGACAACATCTCTCCTAAACTCCACACTGACAAAGGCTTTGTCAACATCCTCATGACCAG CTTCTTGCAGTACATTGCTTATGAGATCAACCCTGACGATGATGAAGAGCAGCTTGCATCGCCCACTAAGGAGCAGCTGGATGAGGAGAAGCAACTGCTGCTGTCTTTCAAGCCAGTGATGCAGAAGTTCCTACACGATCACATCGACCTACAAGTTGGTGCGCTGTATGCCCTGCAGGTCCACTGCAATGCCAAGGGTTTCCCCAaag GCATGTTACTGCGCTACTTTGTGAACTTTTATGACATGGAAATAATTGAAGAAGAAGCCTTCCTTTCATGGAAAGAAGATGTCACCCAAGAGTATCCAGGGAAGGGAAAAGCATTATTTCAG GTGAACCAGTGGCTGACCTGGCTGGAgaccgcagaagaagaggagtcAGAGGGTGAAGATTACTGA